In one Silene latifolia isolate original U9 population chromosome 10, ASM4854445v1, whole genome shotgun sequence genomic region, the following are encoded:
- the LOC141608597 gene encoding putative F-box protein At1g32420: MENIHPHTSKKEQVIGQRSYLSDDLIFQEILTRLPVKSILRFKSISKQWYSTLSSSNFVNAHLIKSPFSHPSAPVNTLFIMDLMNFYVFSYDDDQLSGNLEDNLVKLDPRFSVENDDGLQLTGSRNGLVCLTSLTRNYFILWNPATREFHKYASDEYLKRFNKATTYFTTSGFGYVSSVDDYKFIGILTIRQGNVQTTIGCIFSLRENRWRNIDLGHNPYFLFGQGVLVSEKLYWRAYSNQAGGLLIIFDLAVERFDMIKVERNMSDFLGVMGGCLGECKYNKGDKLIHILEPPAVVKSIGIPNGLTLEVFSQIIGFTKTDKYFVTLPFNYKGTIIFPSRILGIVDTCARPMQYRIILRFNEYIEIARYVPSLVMSFRIEEPSEDRCNNYFPAP, from the coding sequence ATGGAAAACATACACCCGCATACTTCTAAGAAGGAACAAGTGATTGGGCAACGAAGTTACCTCTCTGACGATTTGATATTTCAAGAAATTCTTACTAGATTACCcgtcaaatcgattcttcgatttaagtcaatttcgaaacaatGGTATTCTACTCTTTCTTCTTCCAATTTCGTCAATGCTCACCTTATTAAATCCCCCTTTTCTCACCCTTCAGCTCCTGTTAACACCTTGTTTATTATGGATCTTATGAATTTTTACGTTTTTTCTTACGATGATGATCAACTTTCTGGCAATCTTGAAGATAATTTGGTTAAACTCGACCCGAGGTTTTCGGTTGAAAACGATGATGGTCTTCAACTTACGGGATCCCGCAATGGGTTGGTTTGCTTAACCTCACTTACTcgtaattactttattttatggAATCCGGCTACCCGTGAGTTTCACAAGTATGCTTCAGATGAGTATTTAAAGCGTTTTAATAAAGCCACTACCTATTTCACAACTTCTGGATTTGGGTATGTATCATCTGTTGACGACTACAAATTTATTGGAATTTTGACAATACGTCAAGGGAACGTACAAACTACTATTGGTTGTATCTTCTCTTTGAGGGAAAATAGGTGGAGAAATATTGACTTAGGTCATAACCCTTATTTTCTTTTTGGACAAGGAGTGCTTGTTAGTGAAAAACTATATTGGCGTGCATATAGTAACCAAGCTGGTGGTTTACTAATTATTTTTGATTTAGCGGTTGAGAGGTTTGACATGATTAAGGTCGAACGGAATATGTCGGACTTCTTAGGAGTCATGGGAGGGTGTTTGGGCGAGTGCAAGTATAACAAAGGCGACAAGTTAATACATATATTGGAACCTCCTGCAGTGGTGAAATCTATAGGTATACCAAATGGGTTGACATTAGAAGTATTCTCTCAAATAATCGGATTTACGAAGACTGACAAGTATTTTGTGACTTTGCCATTCAATTACAAGGGAACGATAATTTTCCCAAGTAGAATTTTGGGGATAGTTGACACGTGTGCTAGACCTATGCAATACAGaataattttaaggtttaatGAGTACATTGAGATTGCAAGATATGTTCCAAGCCTAGTTATGTCGTTTCGAATAGAGGAGCCGTCGGAGGATAGATGCAATAATTATTTCCCAGCTCCTTGA
- the LOC141608596 gene encoding F-box/kelch-repeat protein At3g23880-like: MSYKNVEIDLVNMEVDFDVGDEKMDLVGTCNGLVCLGSHSGRLSIVWNPITREFRKYLETEISNSFGPKCLVYWGFGYVSTGDDYKIVRLCMNTSSHSLTVHVYSIRLDTWRVINNDAYDISNMSYPMLIRTSGLFVNGTLYWRLPEAICSFNLESEKLDIFPPHLEVMINTPLSYVTFSNMLFVVNGCLSTYGPCRRGNDHIFTILKSPEVVEQIIVPKDVAGLMPYAGILIGFTRSDKIFTQYSRRRLGVIDLSLHPLNLTPLMKLGGRGVTEAVSYCTSLISPKSLSYKNV; this comes from the coding sequence ATGTCTTACAAAAATGTCGAAATTGACTTGGTCAACATGGAGGTTGACTTTGATGTAGGTGATGAGAAAATGGATTTGGTGGGCACTTGTAATGGGTTGGTTTGTTTAGGATCACATTCTGGTCGTTTGTCCATTGTATGGAATCCAATAACCCGTGAATTTCGAAAATACTTGGAAACTGAAATCTCCAACTCTTTCGGACCAAAATGTTTGGTCTATTGGGGATTTGGGTATGTTTCTACTGGTGATGACTACAAGATTGTTCGGTTATGTATGAATACGTCTAGTCATTCTTTGACAGTTCACGTCTACTCGATTAGGTTAGATACATGGAGAGTAATCAACAACGATGCTTATGATATCTCTAATATGAGCTATCCAATGTTGATACGTACATCAGGACTCTTCGTCAATGGGACATTATATTGGAGGTTGCCCGAGGCAATTTGTTCCTTCAATTTAGAGTCTGAGAAGCTCGATATATTCCCACCACACCTCGAGGTCATGATCAACACACCATTGTCATATGTTACGTTTAGTAACATGTTATTTGTCGTAAATGGGTGCTTATCTACGTATGGTCCATGCCGTAGAGGTAATGATCATATTTTTACTATTTTgaaaagcccggaggttgttgaACAAATCATTGTTCCTAAGGATGTAGCTGGGTTGATGCCTTATGCCGGAATTTTAATTGGATTCACCCGAAGTGACAAGATCTTTACACAATATTCAAGACGTCGTTTAGGGGTTATTGATCTAAGTTTACATCCTTTGAATCTCACACCATTGATGAAACTTGGAGGAAGGGGGGTAACTGAGGCTGTTAGTTATTGTACAAGTCTTATTTCACCTAAATCTCTGTCTTATAAGAATGTTTAA
- the LOC141608595 gene encoding F-box protein CPR1-like, producing the protein MENIHPHTSKKEQVIGQRSYLSDDLIFQEILTRLPVKSILRFKSISKQWYSTLSSSNFVNAHLIKSPFSHPSAPVNTLFIMDLMNFYVFSYDDDQLSGNLEDNLVKLDPRFSVENDDGLQLTGSCNGLVCLTSLTRNYFILWNPATREFHKYASDEYLKRFNKATTYFTTSGFGYVSSVDDYKFIGILTIRQGNVQTTIGCIFSLRENRWRNIDLGHNPYFLFGQGVLVSEKLYWRAYSNQAGGLLIIFDLAVERFDMIKVERNMSDFLGVMGGCLGECKYNKGDKLIHILEPPAVVKSIGIPNGLTLEVFSQIIGSED; encoded by the coding sequence ATGGAAAACATACACCCGCATACTTCTAAGAAGGAACAAGTGATTGGGCAACGAAGTTACCTCTCTGACGATTTGATATTTCAAGAAATTCTTACTAGATTACCcgtcaaatcgattcttcgatttaagtcaatttcgaaacaatGGTATTCTACTCTTTCTTCTTCCAATTTCGTCAATGCTCACCTTATTAAATCCCCCTTTTCTCACCCTTCAGCTCCTGTTAACACCTTGTTTATTATGGATCTTATGAATTTTTACGTTTTTTCTTACGATGATGATCAACTTTCTGGCAATCTTGAAGATAATTTGGTTAAACTCGACCCGAGGTTTTCGGTTGAAAACGATGATGGTCTTCAACTTACAGGATCCTGCAATGGGTTGGTTTGCTTAACCTCACTTACTcgtaattactttattttatggAATCCGGCTACCCGTGAGTTTCACAAGTATGCTTCAGATGAGTATTTAAAGCGTTTTAATAAAGCCACTACCTATTTCACAACTTCTGGATTTGGGTATGTATCATCTGTTGACGACTACAAATTTATTGGAATTTTGACAATACGTCAAGGGAACGTACAAACTACTATTGGTTGTATCTTCTCTTTGAGGGAAAATAGGTGGAGAAATATTGACTTAGGTCATAACCCTTATTTTCTTTTTGGACAAGGAGTGCTTGTTAGTGAAAAACTATATTGGCGTGCATATAGTAACCAAGCTGGTGGTTTACTAATTATTTTTGATTTAGCGGTTGAGAGGTTTGACATGATTAAGGTCGAACGGAATATGTCGGACTTCTTAGGAGTCATGGGAGGGTGTTTGGGCGAGTGCAAGTATAACAAAGGCGACAAGTTAATACATATATTGGAACCTCCTGCAGTGGTGAAATCTATAGGTATACCAAATGGGTTGACATTAGAAGTATTCTCTCAAATAATCGGTTCTGAAGACTGA